One Drosophila virilis strain 15010-1051.87 chromosome 5, Dvir_AGI_RSII-ME, whole genome shotgun sequence DNA window includes the following coding sequences:
- the lin gene encoding protein lines, whose translation MDPTTGSSCSSGSSSSSTSGSNGNAGCPCTASSTGCPGISTNHHNEQPQTKRQKIDKQIRLVSSKSPPDILAEADVMDANGNNQSHHLCSSLSSSCSTHSLSSSTNNSPTNTPCNSRAASYAQLLVNNIMPQNSESVAKDEVDRAAQLTELLIATKDASQTNCSDRTTTTSTTTNTGCSSSSIDDMLEFEQSLTRQCLCGVSERTLRKPFQSHYSHDSNGQKRIAYLREWPTNKLLQFLSNLQLLFDIYLKQNAKGYICTRIMDVCDALIRNDHKLIDEIIVLAGYNNSYVQFLAARVLAAFLVIAKQELNDEWLQKIVDQLFNYVQLDVAAVQKIHFSLDIIKRIVEWKDVELHPLDDDYTVAASTVTSTVTADASVSFMHFPVQDQPLANNYFALQFRDATADPTDADLYDNSNITANSNTPANYMPPNGCHVVALTDSESFDTTHLKCVTIQKLEHKWPTLVKNMSELMTPAQQDSAEHCVLNFLQLWENIISVKANLSIDETRPFYAQLDKFELLLNHNLSCTVYKQMLCLFNEALCYGSTLALQDMLPEETCKLAHQIVCHVRSLRILESLPRRQPENIVGLIGYNGAPVNYVSGTLHNSIQAAAVAVGGVDLIEMDKTLLQKMVLLVLKSIAVTVKEIRSDSSDSSIDSTDYDAFQDIQLIERSIRDVLSKLETFIKQTLEFHPECHFSKILIHLFDDQDDHLIEAMVCTLDVTSGISFRNNAFPELVAMLNPVYTFLEFLKMTSNSSDLLLDLLVSNETCFLLYLLRLLKYIRMNWTMFVHSCHSFGMGNAMLDEAMGVLIRLRLQISRLVSRQLYPYDISPVLRLLESCESLYEGNELS comes from the coding sequence ATGGACCCAACTACgggcagcagttgcagcagcggcagttcaagcagcagcaccagcggAAGCAACGGAAATGCTGGCTGTCCCTGTACCGCGTCCAGCACGGGATGTCCTGGTATCTCCACAAATCATCACAACGAACAGCCGCAGACAAAGCGGCAGAAAATCGATAAACAAATACGTTTGGTGAGCAGCAAATCGCCGCCGGATATACTGGCTGAAGCGGATGTTATGGACGCCAACGGCAACAATCAGAGCCATCATTTATGCTCATCACTGTCCTCCTCATGCTCCACACATTCCTTGTCCAGCAGCACAAACAATTCACCCACAAATACGCCATGCAATTCGCGTGCCGCTTCCTATGCGCAGCTGCTGGTCAACAATATCATGCCACAAAATAGTGAAAGCGTCGCCAAGGACGAAGTGGACCGTGCTGCCCAGCTAACCGAACTGTTAATTGCCACAAAAGATGCGTCACAGACGAATTGCAGTGATCGCACCACCACAACCAGCACAACCACGAACACTGGCTGTTCCAGCTCTAGCATCGATGATATGCTGGAATTCGAGCAGTCACTGACGCGGCAGTGCCTGTGCGGGGTTTCGGAGCGTACATTGAGGAAGCCCTTTCAGTCGCACTACTCACACGACTCGAATGGCCAGAAGCGCATTGCGTATCTGCGCGAATGGCCCACCAATAAGCTATTGCAGTTCCTGTCCAATCTGCAGCTGCTCTTCGATATTTACCTTAAGCAAAACGCCAAGGGCTACATCTGCACAAGGATTATGGACGTTTGCGATGCGTTGATACGCAACGATCACAAGTTGATCGATGAGATTATTGTATTGGCCGGCTATAATAATTCGTATGTGCAATTTCTGGCGGCACGTGTGCTGGCCGCATTTTTGGTAATTGCCAAGCAGGAGCTGAACGATGAGTGGCTGCAAAAGATTGTCGACCAACTCTTTAACTATGTGCAGCTGGATGTGGCGGCCGTGCAGAAAATACACTTTAGCTTAGATATAATCAAACGCATTGTTGAGTGGAAGGATGTGGAGCTACATCCGCTGGACGATGACTACACGGTGGCAGCAAGCACGGTCACGAGCACTGTAACAGCGGATGCGTCCGTTAGCTTTATGCATTTCCCGGTGCAGGATCAGCCGCTGGCAAATAATTACTTTGCGCTGCAGTTTCGTGATGCAACCGCAGATCCGACAGATGCGGACCTTTATGATAACAGCAATATTACAGCTAACAGTAATACACCCGCTAATTATATGCCGCCTAATGGCTGTCATGTCGTCGCCCTTACCGACTCTGAAAGCTTTGATACAACGCATCTGAAATGCGTGACCATACAGAAATTGGAGCACAAATGGCCAACGCTTGTGAAGAATATGTCGGAGCTAATGACGCCGGCACAACAGGACAGTGCGGAGCATTGTGTGCTCAATTTCTTGCAGCTGTGGGAGAACATTATATCGGTCAAGGCGAATCTCTCGATAGACGAAACGCGACCATTCTATGCGCAACTGGATAAATTTGAGCTTTTGCTCAATCACAATTTGTCCTGCACGGTTTATAAACAGATGCTGTGCCTATTTAATGAGGCTCTTTGCTATGGCTCCACGCTGGCGCTGCAGGACATGCTGCCGGAGGAGACGTGCAAGCTGGCGCATCAGATTGTATGCCATGTGCGTAGCCTGCGCATTCTAGAATCCCTGCCACGTCGCCAGCCCGAGAACATTGTCGGATTAATTGGTTATAATGGTGCGCCCGTTAATTATGTTTCAGGCACGCTCCATAATTCGATACAGGCAGCGGCTGTAGCTGTTGGCGGCGTCGACCTCATAGAAATGGATAAGACATTGCTGCAAAAGATGGTGCTTCTGGTGCTGAAATCGATTGCGGTGACTGTTAAGGAGATACGCAGCGATTCATCAGATTCGTCAATTGATTCAACCGATTATGACGCGTTTCAGGATATACAGCTTATCGAGCGTTCCATACGGGATGTGCTTAGTAAACTGGAAACGTTCATTAAGCAAACACTGGAGTTTCATCCGGAATGTCATTTTAGTAAAATATTGATACATCTCTTCGATGATCAGGACGATCATCTAATTGAGGCGATGGTCTGCACTCTGGATGTCACCTCTGGCATATCGTTTCGTAATAATGCATTTCCGGAGCTGGTCGCTATGTTGAATCCTGTATATACATTTCTTGAGTTTCTCAAAATGACATCGAATAGCTCAGACCTGCTGCTGGATCTGCTCGTCAGCAATGAGACCTGTTTCCTCTTGTATTTGCTCCGTCTGCTCAAATATATACGCATGAACTGGACCATGTTTGTGCACAGCTGCCATAGCTTTGGCATGGGCAATGCCATGCTCGACGAAGCTATGGGAGTACTAATACGCCTCCGACTGCAAATATCCAGACTGGTGTCGCGCCAGCTCTACCCATATGATATATCGCCGGTTCTGCGTTTATTGGAGAGCTGCGAGAGTCTGTACGAGGGCAATGAGCTTAGTTAA
- the Pgi gene encoding glucose-6-phosphate isomerase: MAGNLPPLNQEPIFKKLQEYYDTHHKDLVIKDLFVNDPKRFTKYSLRLPTPCDGEILLDYSKNRVNEDVWPLLLELAKVRRVEAARDGMFSGQHINITENRAVLHTALRNRGLDPVLLDGKDVMPDVRAELAHMKEFTNKVISGVWRGCTGKQITDVVNIGIGGSDLGPLMVTEALKPYGKGLHSHFVSNIDGTHMAEVLKKVSYETTLFIIASKTFTTQETITNATSAKAWLLEHAKDEDSVAKHFVALSTNKEKVTAFGIDSANMFGFWDWVGGRYSLWSAIGLSICLSIGFENFEQLLEGAHFMDTHFKTAPLTKNAPVILALLGIWYSNFYNAETHALLPYDQYMHRFAAYFQQGDMESNGKFVSKSGKKVGYNTGPIVWGEPGTNGQHAFYQLIHQGTRLIPCDFIAPAQTHNPIAGGKHHKILLSNFLAQTEALMMGKTADQAKEELSKAGLCGNELDNLLPHKVFAGNRPTNSIVVKKVSPFTLGALIALYEHKIFVQGIIWDINSFDQWGVELGKQLAKAIEPELDHCEEVSGHDSSTNGLINFIKANWK; encoded by the exons ATGGCTGGTAATCTGCCTCCGCTGAATCAAGAGCCCATCTTTAAGAAACTCCAGGAGTACTATGACACTCACCACAAGGATCTGGTCATTAAGGATCTGTTTGTCAATGATCCAAAACGGTTTACCAAATATAG CTTGCGTCTGCCAACGCCCTGCGATGGTGAAATACTGTTGGACTACTCAAAGAATCGTGTGAATGAAGATGTTTGGCCTCTGTTGTTGGAACTGGCAAAAGTGCGACGCGTGGAGGCGGCACGTGATGGCATGTTCTCCGGACAGCACATCAACATTACCGAGAATCGTGCCGTTCTGCATACGGCATTGCGTAATCGTGGCCTGGACCCGGTACTGCTGGATGGTAAGGATGTGATGCCCGATGTGCGTGCCGAACTGGCGCACATGAAAGAGTTCACCAACAAGGTCATTTCTGGCGTTTGGCGTGGCTGCACTGGCAAACAAATCACCGATGTGGTAAACATTGGCATTGGAGGCTCCGATTTGGGTCCACTCATGGTCACCGAAGCGTTGAAGCCTTACGGCAAGGGCCTGCATTCGCATTTCGTGTCCAACATCGATGGTACCCACATGGCCGAGGTCCTGAAAAAGGTCTCGTATGAGACAACGCTGTTCATCATCGCGTCGAAAACATTCACTACTCAGGAGACCATTACGAACGCCACATCGGCCAAGGCTTGGTTGCTGGAGCACGCCAAGGAT GAGGATTCGGTAGCTAAACATTTTGTGGCTCTGTCCACAAACAAGGAAAAGGTTACCGCCTTTGGCATTGACAGTGCCAACATGTTTGGTTTCTGGGATTGGGTGGGCGGACGTTACTCCCTGTGGTCGGCAATTGGACTCTCCATTTGCTTGTCCATTGGTTTCGAGAACTTTGAACAGTTGCTTGAGGGCGCCCATTTTATGGATACCCATTTTAAAACTGCACCACTGACCAAAAAT GCACCTGTTATTCTGGCACTACTTGGCATTTGGTATTCGAATTTTTATAACGCCGAGACACACGCTCTACTGCCATACGATCAGTATATGCATCGATTTGCGGCATATTTCCAACAGGGTGATATGGAGAGTAATGGCAAATTTGTCAGCAAATCGGGAAAGAAGGTTGGCTACAATACGGGTCCAATTGTTTGGGGTGAGCCGGGCACAAACGGTCAACATGCTTTCTATCAGCTGATACATCAGGGCACGCGTCTAATTCCTTGCGATTTTATCGCGCCTGCACAGACGCACAATCCCATTGCTGGTGGCAAGCACCATAAGATTTTGCTGTCGAATTTCCTAGCTCAAACCGAGGCACTAATGATGGGCAAGACCGCCGACCAGGCCAAAGAAGAGCTGTCCAAGGCGGGCTTGTGTGGCAACGAGCTGGACAACTTGTTGCCACACAAGGTGTTTGCCGGCAACAGGCCGACCAACTCGATTGTAGTCAAGAAGGTGTCACCATTCACTTTGGGTGCTTTGATTG CACTCTACGAACATAAGATCTTTGTTCAGGGCATCATTTGGGACATCAACTCGTTCGATCAATGGGGCGTCGAGTTGGGTAAACAACTGGCCAAGGCCATCGAACCAGAGCTTGATCATTGCGAAGAAGTCTCCGGACATGACAGTTCCACGAATGGCTtgattaatttcattaaagcCAATTGGAAATAA
- the LOC6626514 gene encoding WD repeat-containing protein 43 isoform X2 gives MSLVKKHVLGFSSNGGKLFALIDEQGTLRIWDTETNALKQEFTPNLQLAAHCTALTWVTIGAQRPKKSRKSQPQKTSTDDDKLYLALGTVKGTVALYSVTEGKIERILENESHDGPVTSIAYDNDGHLYTVGADCRALVWSLAEERCTGEWPVGPEKPLNIAYSPKSRTLAVASRQIKIFDVDKKELVETCTGHSGEINAINRFQCNNNEYIITTAKMERVISFWKIDRKGRNKASVCTLLMEDVAHSLACEVREDGQLRVASVTRNGNIHIYLLNADSLSAEKYIKPKVSLQIASDGADTVEPIYAVAAHFVHDAQRSHEILFGYGSRRQLQFERYTPNYAEKLNVIVRTDPKKLYTKKQRIEHSTEAALKSQTPVVRPNDVEYNSALPKSKKKIKNDVPMEARLQNLTIQATKLPGGKLQSQSKTQLLMQALHSQNQTMLQAVLGTNDENTIQLTLDRLPLEYISPLVNELSVLLQGKAAKVICALRWLQILATTHTSVMMSEDKEELRDKLGICLGIAEQRLHCITEALQVSGRVNLIINQMKRNTDNHLNENNVLYVDEDPDENSTQLAENNWSDLEEQDNTNYAFDDDDKMEADDDIAADEEDLIMTQNSSDEDEDAETTDTDASAG, from the exons ATGTCGCTGGTCAAGAAGCACGTGTTGGGATTCTCCTCAAATGGGGGAAAACTATTTGCATTGATTGATGAGCAGGGCACATTACGAATATGGGACACCGAGACGAATGCATTAAAACAGGAATTTACACCGAACCTTCAATTAGCTGCACACTGCACAGCGCTCACGTGGGTAACAATTGGCGCTCAGCGTCCAAAGAAGTCGCGCAAATCCCAGCCACAAAAGACTTCCACAGACGACGACAAGCTTTATTTAGCACTCGGTACGGTTAAGGGAACAGTCGCTCTCTATTCAGTGACAGAGGGAAAG ATTGAGCGCATACTGGAAAATGAAAGCCACGACGGGCCTGTCACATCGATTGCCTATGACAACGATGGGCATCTGTACACTGTGGGCGCAGATTGCCGCGCCTTGGTGTGGTCATTAGCCGAGGAACGCTGCACTGGCGAGTGGCCAGTTGGGCCCGAGAAGCCGCTGAATATTGCTTATTCGCCAAAGAGCCGCACTCTGGCCGTCGCCTCGcgccaaattaaaatatttgatgtgGACAAAAAGGAGTTGGTGGAAACATGCACAGGACACTCGGGagaaataaatgcaattaatcGCTTTCAATGCAACAATAATGAATACATTATCACGACGGCCAAAATGGAGCGGGTCATCTCGTTCTGGAAAATTGATAGAAAAGGCAGGAATAAGGCATCGGTGTGCACGCTTTTAATGGAGGATGTGGCCCATAGTTTGGCGTGCGAGGTGCGCGAAGATGGACAGTTGCGTGTGGCAAGTGTGACGCGTAATGgcaacatacacatatacttaCTCAATGCGGATAG CCTGTCAGCGGAAAAGTATATTAAGCCTAAGGTTTCACTGCAAATTGCATCAGATGGAGCTGACACTGTGGAACCCATCTATGCTGTCGCCGCACACTTTGTGCATGACGCCCAACGCTCTCACGAGATACTCTTTGGCTATGGCAGTCGCCGCCAGCTGCAGTTCGAACGATACACTCCCAATTACGCTGAGAAGCTGAACGTCATTGTGCGCACCGACCCAAAAAAATTGTACACTAAGAAGCAGCGCATCGAGCACAGCACAGAAGCTGCGCTCAAGTCGCAAACACCTGTCGTGCGTCCCAATGACGTGGAATACAACAGCGCCTTGCCCAAGTCCAAGAAGAAGATAAAGAACGATGTGCCCATGGAGGCACGACTGCAAAATTTGACTATCCAGGCGACCAAGTTGCCAGGTGGCAAGCTGCAAAGCCAGAGTAAGACGCAATTATTGATGCAAGCCCTACACAGCCAGAACCAAAC CATGTTACAGGCCGTGCTGGGCACAAACGATGAGAATACAATACAATTAACATTGGATCGTTTGCCACTTGAGTATATAAGCCCGCTGGTCAATGAGCTATCGGTGCTGCTGCAAGGAAAGGCGGCCAA GGTAATTTGTGCCTTACGCTGGCTGCAGATTTTAGCTACAACACATACGAGTGTCATGATGTCAGAGGATAAGGAGGAATTGCGCGACAAGCTAGGCATTTGCCTAGGCATTGCGGAGCAACGTCTGCATTGTATTACAGAAGCACTGCA AGTTTCTGGACGTGTTAACTTGattataaatcaaatgaaGCGTAACACGGACaatcatttaaatgaaaacaatgtTTTATATGTGGACGAGGATCCTG ATGAAAATTCTACGCAACTGGCCGAAAACAATTGGAGCGATTTGGAGGAGCAGGATAACACAAACTACGCTttcgatgatgatgataaaaTGGAGGCCGACGACGATATAGCAGCCGATGAAGAGGATTTGATAATGACACAGAATTCATCAGATGAAGACGAAGATGCAGAGACTACAGACACAGATGCATCTGCTGGTTAA
- the LOC6626514 gene encoding WD repeat-containing protein 43 isoform X1 — protein sequence MSLVKKHVLGFSSNGGKLFALIDEQGTLRIWDTETNALKQEFTPNLQLAAHCTALTWVTIGAQRPKKSRKSQPQKTSTDDDKLYLALGTVKGTVALYSVTEGKIERILENESHDGPVTSIAYDNDGHLYTVGADCRALVWSLAEERCTGEWPVGPEKPLNIAYSPKSRTLAVASRQIKIFDVDKKELVETCTGHSGEINAINRFQCNNNEYIITTAKMERVISFWKIDRKGRNKASVCTLLMEDVAHSLACEVREDGQLRVASVTRNGNIHIYLLNADSLSAEKYIKPKVSLQIASDGADTVEPIYAVAAHFVHDAQRSHEILFGYGSRRQLQFERYTPNYAEKLNVIVRTDPKKLYTKKQRIEHSTEAALKSQTPVVRPNDVEYNSALPKSKKKIKNDVPMEARLQNLTIQATKLPGGKLQSQSKTQLLMQALHSQNQTMLQAVLGTNDENTIQLTLDRLPLEYISPLVNELSVLLQGKAAKVICALRWLQILATTHTSVMMSEDKEELRDKLGICLGIAEQRLHCITEALQVSGRVNLIINQMKRNTDNHLNENNVLYVDEDPADENSTQLAENNWSDLEEQDNTNYAFDDDDKMEADDDIAADEEDLIMTQNSSDEDEDAETTDTDASAG from the exons ATGTCGCTGGTCAAGAAGCACGTGTTGGGATTCTCCTCAAATGGGGGAAAACTATTTGCATTGATTGATGAGCAGGGCACATTACGAATATGGGACACCGAGACGAATGCATTAAAACAGGAATTTACACCGAACCTTCAATTAGCTGCACACTGCACAGCGCTCACGTGGGTAACAATTGGCGCTCAGCGTCCAAAGAAGTCGCGCAAATCCCAGCCACAAAAGACTTCCACAGACGACGACAAGCTTTATTTAGCACTCGGTACGGTTAAGGGAACAGTCGCTCTCTATTCAGTGACAGAGGGAAAG ATTGAGCGCATACTGGAAAATGAAAGCCACGACGGGCCTGTCACATCGATTGCCTATGACAACGATGGGCATCTGTACACTGTGGGCGCAGATTGCCGCGCCTTGGTGTGGTCATTAGCCGAGGAACGCTGCACTGGCGAGTGGCCAGTTGGGCCCGAGAAGCCGCTGAATATTGCTTATTCGCCAAAGAGCCGCACTCTGGCCGTCGCCTCGcgccaaattaaaatatttgatgtgGACAAAAAGGAGTTGGTGGAAACATGCACAGGACACTCGGGagaaataaatgcaattaatcGCTTTCAATGCAACAATAATGAATACATTATCACGACGGCCAAAATGGAGCGGGTCATCTCGTTCTGGAAAATTGATAGAAAAGGCAGGAATAAGGCATCGGTGTGCACGCTTTTAATGGAGGATGTGGCCCATAGTTTGGCGTGCGAGGTGCGCGAAGATGGACAGTTGCGTGTGGCAAGTGTGACGCGTAATGgcaacatacacatatacttaCTCAATGCGGATAG CCTGTCAGCGGAAAAGTATATTAAGCCTAAGGTTTCACTGCAAATTGCATCAGATGGAGCTGACACTGTGGAACCCATCTATGCTGTCGCCGCACACTTTGTGCATGACGCCCAACGCTCTCACGAGATACTCTTTGGCTATGGCAGTCGCCGCCAGCTGCAGTTCGAACGATACACTCCCAATTACGCTGAGAAGCTGAACGTCATTGTGCGCACCGACCCAAAAAAATTGTACACTAAGAAGCAGCGCATCGAGCACAGCACAGAAGCTGCGCTCAAGTCGCAAACACCTGTCGTGCGTCCCAATGACGTGGAATACAACAGCGCCTTGCCCAAGTCCAAGAAGAAGATAAAGAACGATGTGCCCATGGAGGCACGACTGCAAAATTTGACTATCCAGGCGACCAAGTTGCCAGGTGGCAAGCTGCAAAGCCAGAGTAAGACGCAATTATTGATGCAAGCCCTACACAGCCAGAACCAAAC CATGTTACAGGCCGTGCTGGGCACAAACGATGAGAATACAATACAATTAACATTGGATCGTTTGCCACTTGAGTATATAAGCCCGCTGGTCAATGAGCTATCGGTGCTGCTGCAAGGAAAGGCGGCCAA GGTAATTTGTGCCTTACGCTGGCTGCAGATTTTAGCTACAACACATACGAGTGTCATGATGTCAGAGGATAAGGAGGAATTGCGCGACAAGCTAGGCATTTGCCTAGGCATTGCGGAGCAACGTCTGCATTGTATTACAGAAGCACTGCA AGTTTCTGGACGTGTTAACTTGattataaatcaaatgaaGCGTAACACGGACaatcatttaaatgaaaacaatgtTTTATATGTGGACGAGGATCCTG CAGATGAAAATTCTACGCAACTGGCCGAAAACAATTGGAGCGATTTGGAGGAGCAGGATAACACAAACTACGCTttcgatgatgatgataaaaTGGAGGCCGACGACGATATAGCAGCCGATGAAGAGGATTTGATAATGACACAGAATTCATCAGATGAAGACGAAGATGCAGAGACTACAGACACAGATGCATCTGCTGGTTAA
- the LOC6626515 gene encoding uncharacterized protein, with protein sequence MAPITHKDSATEAEGNEPIIVENFGLPSSEKVDGVHLPELDYLIESVANCQKPLCDDADLECVSNMVNATICEAIKIIESDPRGLFCYKYPKTLYNASDEFQYPVTPSMGLSDISSDFVQQWLKIGEFEYNNVLAVIRDFIGKWQLSPKTKCVVLTNTRRHDVALKGTIYFVDAHFSRPTQRCPNPLAVAKVRFIITVSSVMQKYYPVMITYRFEGYRTLYYAVGDRALTLNTFQRFYIDTILHTKLSFYAEICECRHGTVDKPKNNVKSKNVKKTNQ encoded by the coding sequence ATGGCGCCAATAACCCATAAAGACTCTGCAACAGAAGCTGAAGGGAACGAACCAATTATAGTTGAAAACTTTGGGCTGCCATCCAGCGAGAAAGTCGATGGTGTGCATTTGCCAGAACTCGATTATCTGATTGAATCCGTAGCCAACTGTCAGAAGCCTTTGTGCGATGACGCTGATCTGGAGTGCGTCAGTAATATGGTCAATGCGACCATCTGTGAAGCGATCAAAATAATTGAGTCGGATCCGCGCGGACTGTTCTGCTACAAGTATCCGAAGACACTGTATAATGCCTCGGACGAATTTCAATATCCAGTGACACCCTCAATGGGCTTGAGTGACATTTCAAGTGATTTTGTCCAACAATGGTTAAAAATTGGCGAATTTGAGTACAACAATGTGCTGGCTGTGATTCGGGACTTTATTGGCAAATGGCAGCTGTCCCCAAAAACGAAATGCGTGGTGCTTACAAATACTCGACGACACGATGTGGCCCTAAAGGGCACCATTTACTTTGTCGATGCACACTTTTCACGACCCACACAACGTTGTCCCAATCCCTTGGCAGTTGCCAAGGTTCGTTTTATAATCACGGTTTCCAGTGTCATGCAAAAATATTATCCCGTGATGATAACGTACCGCTTCGAAGGATATCGCACACTATATTACGCTGTGGGTGATCGTGCGCTGACTTTGAATACATTTCAAAGATTTTATATTGATACCATACTACACACAAAACTGAGTTTCTACGCTGAGATCTGTGAGTGTCGCCATGGTACCGTCGACAAGCCCAAGAATAACGTTAAGTCTAAGAATGTTAAGAAAACGAATCAATAA